The following are from one region of the Silene latifolia isolate original U9 population chromosome 9, ASM4854445v1, whole genome shotgun sequence genome:
- the LOC141601757 gene encoding uncharacterized protein LOC141601757, with protein MPGDDKFKGAIEGPKTIPVTSPIYLHPSESPNLNVRHIVFNENNYDLWADAVKNDLDAENKLAIIEGRVKKTVCDGEEETIELVAWRQCNAVLRTWLRNVIDPKLHPSISFSQPVDEVWEELHGRYSAGNALRVHQLKNDLNECKQGSDLVNYSTMKPCTCEAAASIEKECEEEKVHQFLMGLDSKLYGNIRTNLLMEDLNINRVYDLI; from the coding sequence ATGCCTGGTGATGACAAATTCAAAGGAGCGATAGAAGGTCCAAAGACCATTCCAGTAACATCGCCAATATATTTACATCCCTCGGAAAGTCCAAATTTGAATGTTAGGCATATCGTTTTTAACGAAAATAATTACGATTTGTGGGCAGATGCCGTTAAAAACGACCTTGATGCCGAGAACAAGTTGGCCATCATTGAAGGCAGGGTCAAGAAAACCGTTTGTGATGGGGAAGAAGAAACTATTGAGTTAGTAGCATGGCGACAGTGCAACGCTGTGCTTCGGACGTGGCTTCGGAATGTGATCGATCCGAAATTACATCCGAGTATTTCATTTTCTCAACCGGTGGACGAGGTTTGGGAGGAGTTGCATGGAAGATACTCAGCGGGAAATGCACTCCGAGTTCATCAATTAAAAAATGATCTCAACGAGTGCAAGCAGGGAAGTGATTTGGTAAATTACAGCACCATGAAGCCATGCACTTGCGAAGCAGCCGCTTCAATAGAAAAGGAGTGCGAAGAAGAGAAGGTTCACCAATTTTTAATGGGATTGGATTCGAAATTATATGGTAACATACGAACCAATTTATTAATGGAGGATCTTAATATAAATCGTGTGTATGATCTTATATGA